A window from Labrus mixtus chromosome 14, fLabMix1.1, whole genome shotgun sequence encodes these proteins:
- the mrps31 gene encoding 28S ribosomal protein S31, mitochondrial gives MHRFLLRTLNLAFNHPVTVYESCVSISKCEKAAASAFRVANGGGVKALSTSSFRHCEKKDDVTPAHQEEKTNVVGEVVPTETATLLTQKAEGEITLVKQEEQNDEPVVLKTDDAPSHQDEKTNVVEDVVPIETATLLTQKAEGEITHVKKEEQNEEPVVLKTVDVEQQQADVKVEEVVEPPKQVKSPEATSGKQSLLDLLGAMKVEVTNKRKLKSKKTMTPRPESIPKPNPAAMESTISMFQQATGEAAAQSEALDSTLVAAASAAASTLPNSSQAESELLRQLRKNDSVTEAQKKGDTNSLGVIIADMKVGKRYNRQSDKPANQIWFDDDGKGYTLERGITAELDGVRRWRPVFSGKRLNVFSPATAADSVETTVARPTLWDMDFANQLSLSTSQLPRNGLEEMIQWSKEGKLWQYPINNEAGLEEEAGVSFHEHIYLDRHLEEGFPSQGPVRHFMELVVAGLSRNPYLTVQQKREHISWFRDYFHQKEEVLKEADVYLR, from the exons ATGCATAGATTTTTATTACGGACTCTAAACTTAGCGTTTAATCATCCAGTTACTGTATATGAATCGTGTGTGTCGATATCAAAATGTGAGAAGGCTGCAGCTTCAGCTTTCAG GGTTGCAAATGGAGGTGGAGTCAAGGCCCTCAGCACGAGTTCTTTCAGGCACTGTGAGAAGAAAGATGACGTTACCCCCGCTCAtcaggaagagaaaacaaatgtagTGGGAGAGGTTGTCCCAACAGAAACGGCAACTTTGCTCACACAGAAAGCTGAAGGTGAAATCACACTCGTCAAGCAAGAGGAACAAAACGATGAGCCAGTGGTGTTAAAGACTGACGACGCCCCCTCCCATCAGGATGAGAAAACAAACGTTGTGGAAGACGTTGTCCCAATAGAAACGGCAACTTTGCTCACACAGAAAGCTGAAGGTGAAATCACACACGTCAAGAAAGAGGAACAGAATGAGGAGCCAGTGGTGTTGAAGACTGTAGACGtcgagcagcagcaggctgatgTCAAAGTTGAAGAGGTTGTGGAACCACCAAAACAAGTGAAGAGCCCTGAAGCTACGAGCGGGAAACAGAGTCTCCTTGACCTTCTCGGAGCTATGAAAGTTGAAGTAACTAATAAGAGGAAgcttaaaagcaaaaaaacaatgacTCCGAGGCCTGAATCCATCCCCAAGCCAAACCCAGCAGCTATGGAGAGCACAATCAGTATGTTTCAGCAGGCGACAGGGGAGGCCGCGGCACAGAG cgAGGCACTGGATTCTACACTGGTCGCAGCTGCCTCTGCTGCCGCCTCCACTCTCCCAAACAGCAGCCAAGCCGAGTCTGAGCTGCTCCGACAGCTCAGGAAGAACGACTCTGTCACTGAGGCTCAGAAGAAAGGCGACACGAACAGCCTCGG GGTGATTATTGCCGACATGAAGGTAGGAAAGCGTTACAACCGGCAGAGCGATAAGCCGGCTAATCAGATCTGGTTTGATGACGACGGCAAAGGATACACGCTAGAAAGAGGGATCACTGCTGAACTGGATGGTGTCCGGAGATG GAGGCCCGTGTTCTCAGGGAAAAGACTGAATGTCTTCTCTCCAGCCACTGCTGCAGATTCAGTTGAGACAACAGTCG CACGGCCAACTCTCTGGGACATGGACTTTGCTAATCAGTTATCTCTGTCAACAAGCCAATTACCCCGCAACGGGCTTGAGGAAATGATCCAGTGGAGCAAAGAGGGGAAGCTGTGGCAGTACCCGATCAACAACGAAGCTG GCCTCGAGGAGGAAGCCGGCGTCTCGTTCCATGAGCATATCTATTTAGACCGACACTTGGAGGAGGGTTTCCCCAGTCAGGGACCGGTGCGTCACTTCATGGAGCTCGTGGTGGCCGGTCTGTCCAGAAACCCTTACCTGACAGTCCAACAGAAGAGGGAACACATTTCCTGGTTCAGAGACTACTTCCACCAGAAAGAGGAAGTCCTTAAAGAGGCTGATGTGTACCTTCGCTAA